CGGTACTGCCTCATTCACTACCACCGCAATATCCCGTTCCATGCCCGGGAAGCGGTGAAGCTCGCTATACTGCAATTGGGCGCGCGCCGCATCATAGAGCGGCTGGAGCAGGACTTCGGATACGTAGGTATCCTCCAGATCCATCCGGCGCTGCAGCTCGGGATGAAGCTGCCCCATCGAACCGATCTTCACCCGGCCCTCTGCCTGAAGCAGATAGATGGAAGCAGAGCGTCCCGGATGATAGCCTTCAGGCGCGTCCCCTTCGTAGACTACGCGATCCGTAAGGCCCAGATGCGCAAATACAGTCTCCAGCACCCCCTTGAGGTCGAAGAAATCCACTGGCTCAGCAGCCACGTTCCACTGCTTGGCTGCACGCGTACCGCTCAGCAGCAGCCCCAGCACCGGCAGCTCGCTCGGCTGGCGGGTAAGGACTTCTTCTTCCGTGAAGAACACATTGCCTATTTCGAACAACGCCAGATCGCCTTGGCGGCGGTTCGTGTTGTAGAGGGCAATGTCCAGCAGCTGCGGCAGCAGGCTGGTACGCAGCACGCTGCGCTCCTCGCTCATCGGCATCGCCAGCTTCACTGACTGCTTGCCTTCCGCCAGCATAGGGAAGAGCTTGCTCTGCTCCGGCTGGATGAAGGAATAGCCCATAACCTCCTGATATCCGCCCAGTGAGAGCAGGCGGCGCAGCTCGCGGCGCAGAGACTGCTGTCTGGTAAGCGCACCCGGTGTTGTTGTGCCTTCGATCAGGGTGGTCGGAATGTTGTCATAGCCGTATAAGCGGGCGATCTCTTCAATCAGATCCACATCCTGCGTAATGTCTCCGCGCCGTGTCGGCACCTCGACCTCGACGATTCCCTGAGCCGCATCACCGCACTTGAAATGCAGATGTCCGAACAGGGTTTTTACTTCCAGCAATGACAGATCTGTCCCGAGATAGCGGTTCAGCTTCTCCAGCGATAATTGCAGCACTTTCTCCTGACCAGCGACACTTCCGGCCTGGACAATCCCTTCATGCACCGTTCCTCCGGCATACCGGGCAATCAGTGCAGCCGCGCGGTTAAGCGCAGGGATTACCGCATTCGGGTCGACTTCCTTCTCGAACCGTTGGGACGCTTCTGAGCGCAGACCGAGCTGACGCGAGGTCTTGCGTACCGTTCCGCCATCGAATTTGGCTGATTCCAGTACGATATTAACGGTGTCTGCCGTAACCTCTGTAGACAGTCCGCCCATCACTCCAGCCAGGCCAATTGCGCCTGAACCGTCGGCAATGACCAGCATCTGCGGCTCAAGCTTGCGCTCTTGGCCGTCAAGGGTTACCAGTCGTTCCCCTTCACGGGCAAACCGTACACCGATGGTTCCGCCCTGGACCTGCCCGCCGTCAAATGCATGCAGCGGCTGTCCGTATTCCAGCATCACGTAGTTGGTGATGTCCACGATATTGTTAATCGGACGTACCCCGGCCGCCATCAGGCGGTTCTGAATCCACAGCGGGGACGGCGCGGTTTTCACTCCGGCAATATAACGCACGGCATAATGGCTGCAGAACGCCTCATCCTCAATCGTAACCGTAATGGAGTCCGCAGCCTTGCCGCCCGTTTCCACGAGCTCTGCCGCCGGATCAGCCAGCTTCAGCTCACGGCCCAGCACCGCGCTTACCTCATAAGCGGCACCAATCATGCTCAGACAGTCAGAACGGTTCGGTGTCAGATCGAAATCAAGGATTTCGTCATTCAGTCCGAGCACGTTGAGAATATCCTGGCCCACCTCGGTCTGCTCCGGCAGCACCAGAATGCCCTCCTGCAGCTCTTTGGGCAGCAGCTTGTCGTTCAGGCCCAGCTCTTTGGCCGAGCAGATCATCCCCTGCGACAGCACGCCGCGCAGCTTGGCTTTTTTGATCTCCAGGCCCGGCAGCTTGGCGCCCACCAGCGCGACCGGAACCTTCTGGCCCGCTGCGACGTTCTTCGCTCCGCAGACGATCTGCAGATCCTCGCCCTGCCCGGCATCGACGATGCAGATATTCAGCTTATCGGCGTCGGGGTGCTTTTCTTTGGATTTCACGTAGCCGGTCACAATCCCGGAAATCCCTTTGTTGCGGCGTTCTACTCCGTCAATCTCGATGCCGGCGGTAGTGATTTTGTCCGCCAAGCTAACTGCGGTCACCCCTTCCAGCGATATATAATCGGCCAGCCAGGCGGTTGATACTTTCATAATCGCACACTTCCTTTTTGTTTCAGATGTATTGATCTCCATGCCGGTTGTTCCGGGGTGCGGAAGCGGATATAAACAAGCCCACGTCAACTTCGCGCAAAAAAATTCTGCATTGCAGTGTTCCTCCAGAGAAGTTTTGGACTTCCGGCCGCTGTTGTCTGCAGATTTCTTGAATTCATCCCGTTAATACGGTTGAAATCCGCAGACAAAGGCGGTCGCTATCGCTCCTCCAGTTCCAAAATTCCCCTCCGGTCCTTCAATCGCAGTCATTTAAGTAGCACTGCCGTCATCCCTCCGGCTTAACAATATCCGTCCAACACGCCCCAGCGCACACCCGCCAAATCCCTAAATACCCTTGAACTGCTTCACAAAGCCCATATCATTCGTGTAGAAATAACGGATGTCATCGATGCCGTACTTCAGCATCGCAATCCGTTCAGCGCCCATGCCGAACGCGAAGCCGCTGTAGACCTCAGGGTCGTAGCCGCCCATCCGCAGCACATTCGGGTGTACCATACCCGCGCCGAGAATCTCCAGCCAGCCGCTCTGCTTGCAGAGCCGGCAGCCTTCGCCGCCGCATTTGAAGCAGCTTACATCCACCTCAACGCTAGGCTCGGTGAACGGGAAGAAGCTTGGGCGCAGCCGGATGCCCGCGCTAGGACCGAACATCTCCTTCATGAACTGCTGCAGGGTACCCTTCAGGTCGCTCATGCGGATATTGCGTCCGATCACCAGACCTTCAATCTGATGGAACTGGAAGGAGTGAGTCGCATCGTCGTCGTCACGGCGGAACACCTTGCCGGGACAGATGACCTTAACCGGAGTCTCCCCGTTCATCGCCTGCATGGTACGGATCTGAACCGGCGAGGTCTGTGTGCGCATCAGAATATCTTCCGTAATATAGAAGGAATCCTGCATATCGCGGGCCGGATGGTTCTTCGGAAGGTTAAGCGCCTCGAAGTTGTAATAATCGGTCTCCACTTCCGGTCCTTCCGCCACCTTGTAGCCCATGCCGATGAAAATATCCTCGATCTCCTGAATCACCCGGCTAAGCGGATGAATCCCGCCCTGCGGCATGCCGCGGCCCGGCAGAGTTACATCGACCTTCTCTGCATTGAGACGGTTCTGCGTCTCCTGCTGCTGGAACAGCTCCTGCTTGGCGCCGATCACCTCTTCAATGGCGCTGCGCACCAGATTGGCCACCTGACCGATCACCGGACGCTCCTCCGCGCTTAGTCCGCCCATACCGCGCAGAACCTCTGTCAGCTCGCCTTTTTTGCCAAGGTATTTGACGCGCAGGTCATTCAGAATCTGCGGATCGGATACCGCCTGCAGCTTCGTCAGTGCCTCGGCCTTCAGTGCTTCCAATTTGTCTTTCATGGCTTGTACTGCCCCCTCAAATCTCGTATTGTTCAACAAAAAAAGGCCTTTCCTCCCGGTAAAGGGACGAAAAGACCGTGGTACCACCCTTGTTAGACGGCCGTACGCTTCCCTTAAGAGCAATATTCCCTCTTTCGGTGCGGCAAAGACCTGTCTCACTTTATACAGAAATAACGGTCTGCGGCCGGTCCCCCCTACTAGCGCTCTCCAAGGAAGCCTTGAGGCACATTCAGGGAACTGCTCCGGAGTGAACTTCGGCAGCTCTGCTCTCTTAGAAACGCTCTCAATCTGCGGCGCTTCCTCCCTGTAAGCCAGGCACTGCGTACTCTTCTCCATCATTGCATGTATGCGGATTATATGCCCATCTATTATATGCAAAAACAGCCCGTTTGACAAGCCGCGCAAATTCCGCTTATTTTTTATCTTCTTTTAAGCTTCCTTTAAGCTTCAGCGCGGTTTGAAGGCTCTTTTTTCAGCGGGCATTCAGTCAATGTTGATATTTTGCCTTATGAGATCATTCAAGGAGGAAATTACATGCTTACACGAAAAAAAGCATTTGTTCTGCTGCTGCTCAGCACATTTGCCGCAATTCAAACCGCAGGAAGCCCGGGAACCACGGCCTATGCTGCTTCTTCCGGTTCAACGGCTGCCTCAGCAGCAAGTACGGTCACGGAAGTCTCCACACTCACCGGTCTAAGTGCGCTCAAGCTCGGCACCGCGCTTCAGGTGAAGCTGAGCCATGTAGGAATTCAGAGCCAAACCGGCGGTAATATTCTCACCTACACGCTTACCTACACCAATACTGCCGGCAGCAGCGTCAATCTGGCGGACTATTTCTCCAAAATTGTAACTGCGGGCGGCAGCGTCATCAAGGGAATACCGGTCAGCGCAGACAGTACAGTCAAGAAAATCCCCGCAAAGCAAAGCACCAGCCTTACATACTATGCGAATATTGGAACTGCCGCCTCCGTGAAAGGACTTAAAATCAACATATACGGCTGGAATTTCAGCGCCGCTAATTATGAACAGCGTATAGGCACGTTCACGGTCCCAGCCAATTATTCTCTGTCCTCGCTTACAGGGGAGACCCGGAAGGTGGAACTTGGCGGCATTACAGCCGCCACCAAAGCCGAATCCGTGCAAATCTACAAATATAACGGCAAAGTCTATGCCAAGGTCGGGCTTAGCCTAACCAATCTGGGTACCAAAGTGCTTACAGATCCGGGCTATACCTTGTACCTGAAATCCTCAGGCGGCTCTGTCTTCACACTTACACTGGATGACAGCAGCTCCGAATTCAAGCTGCAGCCTCAGGAGAAGAAGACGCTCTATTATATGACCGAGATCCCCTCCTACATGAATCTCAGCAAGATGACGCTGCAGATCGCCAAGCT
The window above is part of the Paenibacillus sp. FSL H8-0048 genome. Proteins encoded here:
- the pheT gene encoding phenylalanine--tRNA ligase subunit beta, with protein sequence MKVSTAWLADYISLEGVTAVSLADKITTAGIEIDGVERRNKGISGIVTGYVKSKEKHPDADKLNICIVDAGQGEDLQIVCGAKNVAAGQKVPVALVGAKLPGLEIKKAKLRGVLSQGMICSAKELGLNDKLLPKELQEGILVLPEQTEVGQDILNVLGLNDEILDFDLTPNRSDCLSMIGAAYEVSAVLGRELKLADPAAELVETGGKAADSITVTIEDEAFCSHYAVRYIAGVKTAPSPLWIQNRLMAAGVRPINNIVDITNYVMLEYGQPLHAFDGGQVQGGTIGVRFAREGERLVTLDGQERKLEPQMLVIADGSGAIGLAGVMGGLSTEVTADTVNIVLESAKFDGGTVRKTSRQLGLRSEASQRFEKEVDPNAVIPALNRAAALIARYAGGTVHEGIVQAGSVAGQEKVLQLSLEKLNRYLGTDLSLLEVKTLFGHLHFKCGDAAQGIVEVEVPTRRGDITQDVDLIEEIARLYGYDNIPTTLIEGTTTPGALTRQQSLRRELRRLLSLGGYQEVMGYSFIQPEQSKLFPMLAEGKQSVKLAMPMSEERSVLRTSLLPQLLDIALYNTNRRQGDLALFEIGNVFFTEEEVLTRQPSELPVLGLLLSGTRAAKQWNVAAEPVDFFDLKGVLETVFAHLGLTDRVVYEGDAPEGYHPGRSASIYLLQAEGRVKIGSMGQLHPELQRRMDLEDTYVSEVLLQPLYDAARAQLQYSELHRFPGMERDIAVVVNEAVPAGDLIAAIREHGGTLLQNVQVFDIYTGGKMEAGKKSVALSLLYRHTEHTLTDEEVVEVHDKVVSALEQTFGAELRK
- the pheS gene encoding phenylalanine--tRNA ligase subunit alpha encodes the protein MKDKLEALKAEALTKLQAVSDPQILNDLRVKYLGKKGELTEVLRGMGGLSAEERPVIGQVANLVRSAIEEVIGAKQELFQQQETQNRLNAEKVDVTLPGRGMPQGGIHPLSRVIQEIEDIFIGMGYKVAEGPEVETDYYNFEALNLPKNHPARDMQDSFYITEDILMRTQTSPVQIRTMQAMNGETPVKVICPGKVFRRDDDDATHSFQFHQIEGLVIGRNIRMSDLKGTLQQFMKEMFGPSAGIRLRPSFFPFTEPSVEVDVSCFKCGGEGCRLCKQSGWLEILGAGMVHPNVLRMGGYDPEVYSGFAFGMGAERIAMLKYGIDDIRYFYTNDMGFVKQFKGI